The following are encoded together in the Zingiber officinale cultivar Zhangliang chromosome 8A, Zo_v1.1, whole genome shotgun sequence genome:
- the LOC122010011 gene encoding calreticulin-3-like, with the protein MAQPHFLVAASKLELRWLVLSLVLFLHASAVEIFFEERFDDGWEQRWVKSDWKRSEGKAGVFKHTAGKWPGDPDDKGLQTSIDARHSAISAKFPEFSNKNRTLVVQYSIRFEQDIECGGGYIKLLSGYVNQKKFGGDTPYSLMLGPDICGTQTKKLHLILSYQGQNYPIKKDLQCETDKLAHVYTFILRPDASYSLLVDNRERESGSMYTDWDILPPRKIKEVNAKKPKDWDEREYIDDPDDIKPEGYDSIPKEIPDPKVKKPDMWDEDEDGIWKPPKIPNPQYKGPWKRKRIKNPNYKGKWKTPWIDNPEFEDDPDLYVLKPLKYIGIEVWQVKAGSVFDNILICDDPDYAKEVAEETVLKHRETEKEAFEEAEKIKKAKEDEESQRAREEGERRRRERGHDRRYRDRERYRDHRRRHHRDYIHDDYHDEL; encoded by the exons ATGGCGCAACCACACTTTTTAGTTGCTGCTTCGAAGCTTGAGCTTCGATGGCTGGTGCTGTCACTTGTGCTCTTCCTCCATGCCTCGGCTGTCGAGATCTTCTTCGAAGAGCGATTCGACG ATGGTTGGGAGCAACGATGGGTAAAATCAGACTGGAAAAGGAGTGAAGGAAAAGCTGGTGTTTTTAAACATACTGCTGGAAAATGGCCTGGTGATCCAGATGATAAAG GATTACAAACATCTATAGATGCCAGGCATTCTGCAATATCTGCAAAATTTCCAGAATTTAGTAACAAGAACAGGACACTGGTGGTCCAGTATTCTATAAGGTTTGAGCAGGACATTGAATGTGGTGGAGGCTATATAAAGCTTCTTTCTGGATATGTTAATCAGAAGAAATTTGGTGGTGATACTCCATACAG TTTAATGTTGGGCCCTGACATTTGTGGAACACAAACAAAGAAGCTCCATCTAATCCTTTCTTACCAGGGGCAGAATTATCCCATCAAAAAGGATTTACAGTGTGAGACTGATAAGCTTGCACATGTCTATACATTTATTCTTAGACCTGATGCTTCATATAGCCTCCTCGTTGACAACCGAGAAAGAGAATCTGGGAGCATGTATACTGATTGGGATATACTTCCACCTCGGAAGATCAAGGAAGTTAATGCTAAGAAG CCAAAAGACTGGGATGAAAGGGAATACATTGATGATCCAGATGATATCAAACCAGAG GGGTATGATTCTATTCCCAAAGAAATTCCTGACCCAAAGGTGAAAAAG ccTGACATGTGggatgaggatgaggatggaATATGGAAACCACCAAAGATTCCAAATCCACAGTACAAGGGGCCATGGAAACGCAAG AGGATCAAGAACCCAAACTACAAAGGGAAATGGAAGACCCCGTGGATTGATAATCCTG AGTTCGAGGATGACCCAGATCTATATGTGCTGAAGCCTTTGAAGTACATTGGCATTGAAGTTTGGCAG GTAAAGGCAGGTTCAGTCTTTGACAACATCCTGATTTGTGATGATCCTGATTATGCAAAGGAGGTTGCAGAGGAGACTGTTCTTAAGCATAGAGAG ACTGAAAAGGAGGCCTTCGAGGAAgcagaaaaaataaagaaagcaaaAGAGGATGAG GAATCTCAAAGAGCAAGGGAGGAAGGTGAGCgtaggagaagagaaagggggcaTGATCGACGTTACCGAGACAGGGAGCGCTACAGGGACCACAGAAGG CGTCATCATAGAGATTACATCCATGATGATTATCAT GATGAACTATGA